A window of the Fusarium poae strain DAOMC 252244 chromosome 3, whole genome shotgun sequence genome harbors these coding sequences:
- a CDS encoding hypothetical protein (BUSCO:10056at5125), whose protein sequence is MYEDSWYTMMPDLGTSKKNHSNSSPGHRRKESLLQQPNETTQMHEPSAPMPNVYEEIEDNDTPPEPTVVRRANSYSDFYRVVKEQLSKDTRPPPKKIDKKGRAWEALFLPDSSNDIDAHEPSTFESFDEQLLNASQQEYLLYRDQLSLTERHLDGLIDDANATLKLLTSLSNSFGSVEAQTSTFQSQCEELLTEQRRLEELANEVGTDLHYYAYLDNATRRLNAPGASRLVDDASFGEMVENIDSCIMFMEEHPSYRDRDTYLARYTALLTKALHLLEHGYKTTLEKVSPEIGRQIIATKSESARHALAYGRFQEMILDSYGLIPNVHQVVRRAYDSYGQRNESCTHFDTYANTANNIIHNHLTTRDRDLKVLTQSDIAEFNKEVKDLSAETASRNFIKQCFERMYNEENLFMKLFDVEPVWTQTADSIFQAIKAINTTIVHPGNLTPLVTNLQTVLQAAPLEMTCNVVGLLANEYFGADLDDMESPYFLKCKQYTSQLLAHHLWPLTDTVFEAEVTKTITKAPLQDASLKIGPVVGGVASSNAHPLVKQAIRLLSMYENCMPKERSSKNSSVVFNIVRETINVLQRAESRIQSLKAGTDPDLFMVKNLLIIKNELVSLEIGDIRNHGASMQHFVHIWDTLSPQNWVGFFSNIIGGGLWSRGTPSVTAKTLTVEDMNEQLDELLRQSIYNFTHRWGSLLNDSQNRKPGVKPIAKIEAELESLLMTAFSNQPEVVGKLKEAIEQHAQAQNDAKDEKQGAKRY, encoded by the exons ATGTATGAAGATTCGTGGTATACGATGATGCCTGATTTGGGTACCAGCAAAAAGAACCACTCCAACAGCAGTCCTGGGCATCGTCGCAAAGAGTCCTTATTACAACAGCCCAAT GAAACGACCCAAATGCACGAACCCTCAGCGCCAATGCCCAATGTATACGAAGAAATCGAAGATAACGATACTCCACCAGAACCAACTGTCGTTCGTCGAGCCAACTCGTACTCCGACTTTTATCGTGTGGTTAAGGAGCAGCTGTCGAAGGATACGAGACCGCCACCGAAAAAGATAGATAAAAAGGGTAGAGCATGGGAAGCTTTATTTCTTCCTGACTCTAGTAACGACATCGATGCGCACGAGCCTAGCACCTTCGAATCATTCGACGAGCAACTGCTTAATGCTAGTCAACAAGAATATTT ACTTTATCGCGACCAGCTATCATTGACAGAACGTCACTTGGACGGACTTATCGACGACGCAAATGCGACTCTTAAACTTCTCACCTCTCTGTCAAACTCATTCGGTTCCGTTGAAGCGCAAACATCAACTTTCCAGTCACAATGCGAGGAGCTTTTGACAGAACAAAGGAGGTTAGAAGAGCTAGCCAATGAAGTCGGAACCGACCTTCATTATTACGCCTACCTCGACAATGCGACAAGACGTCTCAATGCGCCAGGTGCTAGTCGATTGGTTGATGATGCATCATTCGGAGAGATGGTTGAGAACATTGACTCTTGTATTATGTTTATGGAGGAACAT CCCTCCTATCGCGATCGTGACACCTACCTTGCCCGATACACTGCTCTCCTCACAAAAGCTCTACATCTTCTTGAGCACGGTTACAAGACCACTTTGGAAAAGGTGTCTCCTGAAATCGGACGACAAATAATCGCCACAAAGTCTGAGTCTGCTCGCCACGCACTTGCATATGGACGCTTCCAAGAGATGATTCTGGACTCTTATGGCCTGATCCCCAACGTTCACCAGGTGGTGCGCCGAGCATACGACTCATACGGCCAGCGGAACGAGTCCTGTACACATTTCGATACATACGCGAACACAGCCAATAACATCATCCACAACCATCTAACGACACGAGACCGCGACCTCAAGGTATTGACGCAATCTGATATCGCAGAGTTCAATAAAGAGGTTAAGGACCTGTCAGCTGAGACAGCTTCGCGTAACTTTATCAAACAATGCTTTGAACGCATGTACAACGAAGAGAATCTGTTTATGAAACTGTTTGATGTGGAGCCAGTCTGGACACAAACGGCGGATTCCATTTTCCAGGCCATCAAGGCTATCAACACCACTATTGTCCATCCCGGCAACTTGACACCACTGGTGACCAATCTTCAAACAGTTCTTCAGGCTGCGCCGCTAGAAATGACATGCAACGTCGTGGGCTTGCTTGCGAACGAATATTTCGGTGCTGACTTGGATGACATGGAGTCACCATACTTCCTCAAGTGCAAACAGTACACTTCACAGCTCCTTGCGCATCACCTGTGGCCTTTGACGGACACTGTGTTTGAGGCAGAAGTAACGAAAACAATTACAAAGGCTCCTCTTCAAGACGCGTCTTTAAAGATAGGCCCGGTTGTGGGCGGAGTTGCTTCATCGAACGCTCATCCTCTGGTGAAGCAGGCAATCAGACTCTTGAGCATGTACGAGAATTGCATGCCAAAGGAGAGATCG TCAAAAAATAGTTCAGTCGTCTTCAACATTGTGCGAGAGACTATTAATGTGCTCCAACGTGCAGAATCAAGGATACAGTCGTTGAAAGCTGGCACAGATCCTGACCTCTTCATGGTCAAGAACTTGCTTATTATCAAGAACGAGCTTGTGTCACTCGAGATTGGTGATATCAGGAACCACGGTGCTTCAATGCAGCACTTTGTTCATATTTGGGATACGCTAAGTCCTCAGAACTGGGTTGGATTTTTTTCCAACATAATTGGAGGCGGTCTTTGGTCTCGAGGTACGCCTTCGGTAACAGCCAAAACATTAACAGTTGAGGACATGAATGAGCAATTGGACGAGTTACTGCGCCAGTCCATCTACAATTTTACACATCGCTGGGGCTCTCTTTTGAACGATTCCCAGAACAGGAAGCCTGGGGTGAAGCCGATTGCAAAGATAGAGGCCGAATTGGAAAGTTTGCTCATGACTGCCTTCAGTAACCAACCTGAAGTAGTCGGGAAGCTCAAGGAGGCCATTGAGCAGCATGCGCAAGCGCAGAACGATGCAAAGGATGAAAAGCAAGGAGCCAAACGATACTGA
- a CDS encoding hypothetical protein (BUSCO:5236at5125) produces MATVATHSQETSLDIRVEDFLDDKLQSTADFENLDTLLENVELQRNQLQSQLDTAVKELEETRRTADDRQGLLTARIQEFQKLQESIDLRAQIYAASDAPDQAIERLKSPMNKIKAVERAQSYLILLQDAGKLRAEAKSFLPQYPKAALEPYIKLKQHVLKLQGLPGQEGLHLVAYAENLIFTLWDDIKSTMSGELEEVLKQRKWPRVEIDLQMDEEWINCIEKLIDLQKPEIAHNDKLVTLLPFEIMASIFVSEFRFHFLSDKPTSSPQAFGTHCLSWFIALVEKWEDFFRDNLGYLLAEKFQDTDVATNLAYIDPVSALITALLPMLKEKTSLVALEAIKSPSFLSSFMSQLMAFDDNIRHKFSYDGGDAENGWPGLTAYVLDDHFDTWFKAEKEFALERYNTIIDSQDARNIDYDYALQGKMKPTYAAVRVTDLLRSVTSQYERVRTFKHKIRFLIGIQLEILDAYHDRLRDSLQAYQSMSTTFGRTLAANKEDLAVLEGTGAFEVLCKVIGSSDHIVNTLKDWSNEEFFVSLWDELQTRALHRASQGNNITSTMSYDDVKDRTSAAVGEKREDGALFDETATAYSMRRTAAQELLVGALVESHNKAFRAYTTHVQWTSVGETAVLDELAITPELDEPLRILQRNFDFLIKALSTAVFRRVWREALAKLQDHLWQMVLMRQSFTTYGAAQFCRDGVALVSIIERYIPNGSSILDSLTEGIQLLSLPVEAGEAGGLTLKEASDRVFTDNEEARKVLEELHLEELSPQSARNILQRRVENNENVGW; encoded by the exons ATGGCTACTGTAGCCACTCACTCCCAGGAGACCTCGCTAGATATTCGAGTTGAAGACTTTCTCGATGATAAACTTCAGTCCACTGCCGATTTCGAGAACCTCGATACCCTACTCGAAAATGTCGAGCTTCAGCGTAACCAGCTGCAATCGCAGCTAGATACAGCTGTCAAAGAGCTTGAGGAGACCCGGCGCACAGCCGACGACCGCCAAGGCTTACTCACCGCTCGTATTCAAGAGTTCCAAAAGCTTCAGGAGAGCATTGATCTCCGTGCCCAGATCTATGCTGCCTCGGATGCGCCCGATCAGGCCATCGAGCGACTCAAGTCGCCAAtgaacaagatcaaggctGTTGAGCGAGCCCAAAGTTATCTTATCCTTTTGCAAGACGCCGGAAAGCTCCGAGCAGAAGCAAAGTCTTTTCTCCCACAATATCCAAAGGCTGCGCTTGAACCGTACATCAAGCTAAAGCAACATGTACTCAAGTTGCAAGGCTTGCCAGGTCAAGAAGGTCTGCACCTCGTTGCCTACGCTGAAAATCTGATCTTCACGCTATGGGATGACATTAAGTCTACCATGTCCGGGGAACTAGAGGAAGTTTTGAAACAGAGAAAATGGCCTCGAGTTGAAATCGATCTGCagatggatgaagaatggATCAACTGCATCGAAAAGCTCATCGATCTGCAAAAACCAGAGATAGCGCACAATGACAAGCTTGTCACGCTGTTGCCGTTCGAGATCATGGCTTCTATTTTCGTTTCAGAGTTCCGTTTCCATTTTCTTAGCGATAAACCGACAAGCAGCCCGCAAGCATTTGGAACACATTGCCTTTCGTGGTTTATCGCACTCGTTGAGAAATGGGAAGACTTCTTCCGTGATAACCTTGGGTATCTGCTGGCAGAGAAATTTCAGGATACTGATGTAGCAACTAATTTGGCTTACATCGACCCTGTTTCTGCGTTGATTACCGCTCTACTGCCAATGTTGAAGGAGAAGACCTCCCTTGTCGCGCTCGAAGCTATTAAGAGTCCATCTTTCTTGAGTAGTTTCATGTCGCAGCTCATGGCATTTGACGACAATATTCGACACAAGTTTAGCTATGACGGTGGCGATGCCGAGAATGGATGGCCTGGGCTGACCGCATATGTTCTTGACGACCACTTCGATACGTGGTTCAAGGCCGAGAAAGAATTTGCGCTAGAGAGGTATAATACCATTATAGATTCGCAAGACGCTCGCAATATCGATTACGATTATGCGCTGCAGGGCAAGATGAAGCCAACATATGCTGCTGTGCGAGTCACTGATCTTCTGCGGTCGGTGACAAGCCAGTACGAGAGAGTTCGCACTTTCAAGCATAAAATTCGATTTCTGATCGGTATCCAGCTCGAAATTCTGGATGCCTACCATGATCGTCTTCGAGACTCGCTGCAAGCTTACCAAAGTATGTCCACTACGTTTGGTCGTACACTGGCTGCGAACAAGGAGGATCTTGCTGTGCTGGAAGGTACAGGCGCTTTTGAAGTGCTGTGCAAAGTGATTGGCAGTTCCGATCACATCGTCAACACTTTGAAGGATTGGAGCAACGAAGAG TTTTTTGTTTCTCTGTGGGATGAACTCCAAACACGAGCCTTGCATCGAGCCAGCCAGGGTAATAACATTACCAGCACCATGAGTTATGACGATGTTAAAGATCGTACCTCTGCGGCAGTAGGAGAGAAGCGCGAAGACGGTGCTCTCTTTGACGAGACGGCTACTGCTTACAGTATGCGACGCACAGCTGCTCAAGAGCTTCTTGTTGGTGCTCTTGTTGAGTCTCACAATAAGGCTTTCCGCGCTTACACGACCCATGTTCAATGGACGAGTGTCGGCGAAACTGCTGTCCTTG ATGAGCTTGCCATTACTCCAGAACTGGACGAGCCGCTTCGTATCCTCCAGCGTAACTTCGATTTTCTTATCAAAGCGCTGTCCACCGCTGTCTTCCGCCGTGTCTGGCGTGAAGCCCTTGCCAAGCTCCAAGATCATTTGTGGCAAATGGTCCTTATGCGCCAATCCTTTACAACCTACGGCGCAGCTCAATTCTGCCGTGATGGTGTCGCTCTCGTTTCCATCATCGAACGTTACATCCCCAATGGCTCTTCTATCCTCGATAGTTTGACTGAGGGTATTCAGTTACTAAGCTTACCAGTTGAAGCCGGTGAGGCAGGCGGTTTGACGCTCAAAGAAGCCAGTGATAGAGTATTCACAGATAATGAGGAGGCGCGTAAGGTTCTCGAGGAACTACATCTTGAAGAGTTATCGCCACAAAGCGCCAGAAACATTCTGCAACGCCGTGTAGAGAACAACGAAAATGTGGGATGGTAA
- a CDS encoding hypothetical protein (TransMembrane:1 (i50-67o)~BUSCO:18356at5125) produces the protein MNVSRAALRRAAIRSHVRQPINTPQRQWVRYAHDYGSEYSEPPPNRAGKLISLAAVFGLAATGVYLYPKLTGKSASAAEENQDEAPVKAEIEFEKPRKKVKSKEENRDLISSQHAQVKHSWEHPGVYAWGSNVGKVIDPSSSEKYVKAPRRISYFNDQVLRDLKLTSIFGAAVTEKGDLVQWGLGYNQQDPSPVSTLTGKDIIKIDVSLDRIIALSRNGNVYSIPASRNDQEGGLKEEQQKSSWSIWGSGGSRENIHFRNLTPPSLVYGETVKDISTGQEHCLMLTSKGRVFSAAASALEFPSKGQMGVAGLSWHNRPKGPYDQPHEVTTLRGFEVTQIAAGDYHSAVLDKTGRIFGFGDNSYGQLGIDTDYGLSISDTPVMVPTNLSYANTGLIPTVTSIAAGGNNTFFTVDAKTSTIPGTTKALAPARRLPPVTTDLWACGQGVYGTLGTGRWSHVSPKPTKVKGLSSLFEFDEKTNTMCPIKLKSLSVGATHCSAIMDNVTELSVSSKGTENETNWGADVVFWGGNEHFQLGTGRRTNLNAPAYIAALDSPADARKEGTEGFHRLCVTPRKTVRLDGGKGRKVSLEQKVECGKYVTGVYSAV, from the coding sequence ATGAACGTTTCTCGAGCTGCTCTCAGGCGAGCTGCGATCCGCTCTCATGTTCGCCAGCCTATCAACACACCTCAGCGTCAATGGGTTCGTTACGCTCACGATTACGGCAGCGAGTACTCTGAACCTCCACCTAACCGTGCTGGTAAACTTATCAGTCTTGCAGCTGTCTTTGGTCTAGCTGCTACTGGAGTTTATCTTTATCCTAAATTGACTGGGAAATCCGCATCGGCGGCTGAAGAAAACCAGGACGAAGCTCCCGTCAAAGCCGAGATTGAATTTGAAAAGCCTCGCAAGAAGGTCAAATCCAAGGAAGAGAACAGGGATCTTATCAGTTCGCAGCATGCCCAAGTCAAGCATAGCTGGGAGCACCCCGGAGTCTATGCATGGGGTTCCAATGTTGGCAAGGTCATCGATCCAAGCTCCAGTGAGAAATATGTCAAGGCACCTCGAAGAATTTCTTACTTCAACGACCAAGTTCTCCGTGACCTCAAATTGACTTCCATCTTTGGCGCCGCAGTCACTGAGAAGGGCGACTTGGTTCAGTGGGGTCTTGGCTATAACCAACAAGACCCTTCCCCCGTTTCCACACTCACAGGCAAGGACATCATCAAGATTGATGTTTCGCTTGACCGAATTATTGCCCTGTCGCGTAATGGTAATGTCTATTCCATTCCCGCGTCTCGCAATGACCAAGAAGGTGGCCTCAAGGAAGAACAGCAGAAGTCTTCCTGGTCTATCTGGGGATCTGGAGGTTCGCGGGAGAACATTCACTTTCGCAACTTGACGCCACCCAGCCTTGTATACGGCGAAACTGTGAAGGACATAAGTACTGGGCAAGAGCACTGTCTGATGCTCACTTCCAAAGGTCGTGTATTTTCGGCTGCGGCCAGCGCTCTCGAATTTCCCTCCAAGGGACAGATGGGTGTTGCCGGCTTGAGCTGGCACAACAGACCCAAGGGCCCTTACGATCAGCCTCACGAAGTCACCACCTTACGGGGTTTCGAGGTGACGCAGATTGCTGCTGGTGATTACCACTCGGCAGTTCTCGACAAAACCGGACGTATCTTTGGATTCGGTGATAACTCATACGGACAACTTGGAATCGATACGGACTATGGTCTTTCGATCTCGGATACTCCAGTCATGGTTCCTACCAACTTGTCGTACGCCAATACTGGACTCATTCCTACTGTAACATCCATAGCAGCAGGCGGAAACAACACTTTCTTCACCGTAGACGCAAAGACCTCCACCATTCCTGGCACCACAAAGGCTCTGGCCCCGGCGAGAAGGCTCCCACCTGTAACCACCGACTTGTGGGCTTGTGGCCAAGGAGTCTATGGAACATTGGGCACCGGTCGTTGGTCGCATGTGTCCCCCAAGCCAACCAAGGTGAAGGGCCTGTCGTCTCTCTTCGAATTTGACGAGAAGACCAACACGATGTGCCCCATCAAGCTCAAGTCTCTTTCAGTCGGGGCTACACATTGTTCAGCTATCATGGATAACGTGACAGAGCTCTCGGTGTCTAGCAAGGGAACAGAGAATGAAACCAACTGGGGTGCTGATGTTGTATTCTGGGGTGGCAACGAGCACTTTCAGCTTGGCACTGGTAGACGAACGAATTTGAACGCGCCTGCATATATCGCAGCTCTGGATAGTCCAGCAGATGCTCGCAAAGAAGGCACAGAGGGTTTCCATCGACTATGTGTCACTCCTCGCAAGACAGTCCGCCTGGATGGTGGAAAGGGACGAAAGGTATCGTTGGAGCAAAAGGTCGAATGTGGCAAGTATGTGACTGGCGTTTACTCTGCTGTTTAA
- a CDS encoding hypothetical protein (BUSCO:39679at5125): MDRIPKFRRKPKNPTIETSIERSSSDTADSIASSELQAANLQSQHQGQQVQPQKTKLSKRAAFKNFRFRGSIKRARDISPAELPSSPPPPAVVSHDGIRSRPVTAENDALGSYDGVTPRIPAFLESSLQNIDIKFQDLTWAERERVQEGTKNDADQDFKWGTFKQVDAQERGVMDRYINIKPWNHNRVKLQVPEEELDYVNASEITVPSPSDPSREPLRYIAMQGPTLPSIDYVWRMIAEQMSSPAVIVQLTTMAEGGVVKCHQYFPDDQENSTWSLNEHDAWNDEWQAQLTYDSYEEMAEGAIEKRKLLMHVDGEDEPRVIWHLLYRRWPDFGVPELEDLDGFFDLMQLSRELSAPSNPRIIHCSAGVGRTGTFITLEHLIRELELGTFENYDEPSEGPDLIYHTVDLLREQRVGMVQGRPQFLFIYQVMRKLWHDKYGVDEDGNEPAAKRLEVGDPFTDDSVPGST, from the exons ATGGACAGGATCCCCAAGTTCAGGCGCAAACCCAAGAACCCTACAATCGAAACCTCCATCGAACGTTCCAGTAGCGACACTGCCGATAGTATCGCCAGCTCCGAACTACAGGCTGCAAATCTTCAGTCACAACACCAGGGACAGCAAGTCCAACCACAGAAAACCAAACTCTCCAAAAGGGCAGCTTTCAAGAATTTTCGTTTTCGCGGCTCTATCAAAAGAGCGCGCGACATTTCACCCGCCGAGTTGCCTTCTAGTCCTCCTCCGCCGGCCGTCGTGAGCCACGACGGCATCAGGAGCCGGCCCGTCACGGCTGAAAACGATGCGCTAGGCAGTTATGACGGGGTAACGCCACGGATCCCTGCCTTCCTGGAATCTTCATTACAGA ACATCGATATCAAGTTCCAGGACCTGACGTGGGCCGAGCGTGAACGAGTTCAAGAAGGTACCAAAAACGACGCCGACCAGGATTTCAAATGGGGTACTTTCAAACAAGTTGATGCCCAGGAAAGGGGTGTAATGGATCGctacatcaacatcaagccATGGAACCACAACCGAGTCAAGCTTCAGGTTCctgaggaggagcttgacTATGTCAACGCCTCTGAGATTACCGTTCCTTCACCCTCAGATCCAAGCAGGGAACCATTACGATACATCGCTATGCAAGGACCAACTCTGCCGTCGATCGACTACGTTTGGCGCATGATTGCCGAGCAAATGTCCTCGCCTGCTGTCATCGTCCAGCTCACAACCATGGCAGAAGGCGGTGTTGTCAAATGCCACCAGTATTTTCCTGATGATCAGGAAAACTCGACTTGGTCCCTGAACGAACACGATGCGTGGAACGATGAATGGCAGGCCCAGTTGACGTACGATTCATACGAAGAGATGGCTGAAGGTGCTATCGAGAAGCGCAAACTACTTATGCACGTCGACGGTGAAGACGAACCACGTGTTATCTGGCATCTTCTTTATCGGCGATGGCCCGATTTCGGGGTGCCTGAACTCGAGGATCTTGACGGTTTCTTTGATCTCATGCAATTGTCTCGCGAACTGAGCGCACCCTCTAATCCGCGAATAATTCACTGCAGTGCTGGTGTTGGTCGGACTGGCACCTTCATCACTCTCGAGCACCTCATACGGGAGCTTGAGTTGGGAACTTTTGAGAACTACGACGAGCCAAGTGAGGGCCCCGACCTAATTTACCATACTGTCGACCTTCTCCGAGAACAGCGCGTGGGTATGGTTCAGGGCCGGCCTCAGTTCCTGTTCATCTACCAAGTCATGCGAAAGCTGTGGCACGACAAATACGGCGTCGATGAAGATGGTAACGAGCCCGCAGCTAAGAGGCTCGAGGTAGGCGACCCGTTCACCGACGACTCAGTGCCAGGTTCGACGTAG
- a CDS encoding hypothetical protein (TransMembrane:4 (i21-51o151-176i197-218o248-274i)~BUSCO:48607at5125), which translates to MASKTSTSSSSSSRRQKVQVGWYRFVPFLGYHHVLMILIAITIILLSLLLAGCSSSSPLIPDIFLLSIYYKSYDAVPDTAQVDYNLHSAIENIAGDASLQARVGYFGICINPDGGSWLCSNNATALAKEVDVDQDPLNLIWLAAQFKDMIVFPYLIIIAIIFAFICLLLLATFPGWHEETDSEGSDREVKPFPSRPVSQIALALIFISAIFVLVSVLWQHTASVAASVIAQDFGNGAVRSGVGTSAMVLGWFSFALLIVVTIGLLIMILSISVLSSMV; encoded by the exons ATGGCTTCCAAGACGAGTACGAGCAGCAGCTCGTCCTCGCGGAGGCAGAAGGTGCAGGTCGGATGGTATC GCTTTGTACCATTCCTCGGCTACCACCATGTGTTGATGATTCTTATCGCCATTACCATTATTCTACTAT CTCTGCTACTTGCTGGCTGTTCATCCTCTTCACCACTCATCCCCGATATTTTCCTGCTCTCGATCTACTACAAGAGTTATGATGCAGTACCCGACACAGCCCAAGTCGACTACAACCTACACTCAGCCATTGAAAACATTGCTGGCGACGCCTCGCTACAGGCCCGTGTCGGTTACTTCGGTATTTGCATCAACCCCGATGGCGGTTCTTGGCTGTGCAGTAACAATGCAACTGCCCTAGCCAAagaggttgatgttgaccaAGATCCTCTCAACCTCATCTGGCTCGCTGCTCAGTTCAAGGATATGATTGTGTTCCCCTACCTCAT CATCATTGCCATCATCTTCGCTTTTATCtgcctcctccttctcgccACTTTCCCTGGTTGGCACGAGGAAACTGACTCCGAGGGTTCTGACCGCGAGGTCAAGCCTTTCCCATCTCGACCCGTCTCCCAGATCGCTTTGGCTCTGATCTTCATCTCGGCCATTTTCGTTCTCGTCTCTGTACTGTGGCAACATACAGCGTCCGTGGCCGCCTCGGTTATAGCCCAGGATTTCGGAAACGGAGCTGTCAGGAGTGGAGTCGGTACCAGCGCCATGGTGTTGGGTTGGTTCTCATTCGCACTCCTGATCGTTGTCACAATCGGTCTTCTCATTATGATCCTTAGTATAAGCGTGCTCAGTTCGATGGTATAG